In Mycolicibacterium gadium, the genomic window CTCGCACACCTTCCCTGGCGTCGTCGTGGCCCATCACCGCGACGTGGATCTCGGTTTCGCGGCGACCGACGGCGGCACGGTCGAGGTCGAAGGAATCCCACAGCAGACGCTTGCTGGCTGCCACCGACATCGGCGCGGTGTTCGTCGCGATGTCGCGCGCCACCTCCAGGGCGGCAGGGAGCACGCCATCTGCATCGAGCACCCGGCTGCCCAGCCCGAGTTCGACAGCTCGGCGCCCGTCGAATGTCGCACCGGTCAAAAGGATTTCGGCCGCGTTGGCGATCCCAATGAGCCTCGGCAGCACCCAGTGCGAGTAGGCGTCGCCGACGACCCCGCGCCGCACCTGGACGATGCCGTACCGCGCATCGGCGGCGAAGAACCGTATGTCGCACTGCAACGCCAGAGTCAGACCCAATCCGATCGCGTGGCCATTGACCGCCGCGATCACCGGCTTGGACAGCGTGAAGGCGGGCACGTCGATACCGGCCGCGCTGAATCCGGATCCCGGGTTGGCGAAGGTGTCCTCACCGGCGGCCAAGTCGGCACCCGCGCAGAACGCCGGGGGTGCGCCCGTCAGCACGACGGCGCGGACTCCGTCGTCGCGTTCGCAGGTCCGGTAGGCGTCGGCGAGCTCCTCACGCATTCCGTCGCCGACGGCATTGCGCCGCTCGGGGCGGTTGAGCGTGATAGTTGCCACACCACTGTCAACGGCCAGCA contains:
- a CDS encoding enoyl-CoA hydratase/isomerase family protein, producing the protein MPNAKALQPMTPSHEYRTLLLAVDSGVATITLNRPERRNAVGDGMREELADAYRTCERDDGVRAVVLTGAPPAFCAGADLAAGEDTFANPGSGFSAAGIDVPAFTLSKPVIAAVNGHAIGLGLTLALQCDIRFFAADARYGIVQVRRGVVGDAYSHWVLPRLIGIANAAEILLTGATFDGRRAVELGLGSRVLDADGVLPAALEVARDIATNTAPMSVAASKRLLWDSFDLDRAAVGRRETEIHVAVMGHDDAREGVRAHLENRAPEWTGRPVDPTN